CAAACAGCTTATCTTGTAAAATCTTTTCAGAACGTAGCTTATCTCTTCTGTGTACTAGAGTGACTTCGCTACAAATGTTAGAGAGGTATAGCGCTTCTTCAACGGCAGTGTTACCGCCACCAATTACCGCGACTTTTTTGTTTTTGTAGAAGAAACCATCACAGGTTGCACAAGCACTTACGCCTTGGCCCTGAAATTTTTCTTCTGACTCTAAGCCTAAATACTGTGCTGATGCACCTGTCGCAATAATTAATGCGTCACAGGTATAAGTGCCTGAATCCCCTTTAAGGGTGAATGGGCGTGACGAAAGATCCGCCTCGTTGATATGATCAAATACGATTTCGGTATCAAAACGTTCAGCGTGTTCTTGCATACGTTGCATAAGCTCTGGCCCCTGCACACCTTGTGCATCACCAGGCCAGTTGTCGACATCTGTTGTTTGTGTCAGCTGACCGCCTGCTTGGATGCCAGTGATAATAACAGGGTTAAGATTAGCCCGAGCAGCGTAAACGGCTGCGGTGTAACCGGCAGGGCCGGACCCTAGAATTAACGTTTTGCAATGTTTCACTTCACTCATGGGACTCTATCTTCTCCGAATTATGTTGATCTAGCAGATGAGGGGATAATAATGGTTTTTCACCCAAGATCATAGATGGGTTCGCTGTTAAAAAATATCAACGGCTTGAATAATTTTATTTGAGGCAGTTTGGTTGTTGGCGCTGCCGCTATTGCCCAAGCGATGCTCTACTACGCTAGGTAATACCGCTTGCACATCATCGGGCAGTACGCTATTTCGACCCTCTACCAATGCCCAGGCTTTTGCAGCTTTAAGCAGCGCAAGACCACCTCTAGGGGAGAGGCCATGTCCGTATGGTGCGTTTTCGCGGGTGTATAAAATGATACGTTGCACATAGTCAATTAGCGGCTCAGTGGCCGCTACTTTGTCAACTTTTGCTTGTAAAGAGAGTAGGGTGTCATAGTCTAAAGTAGTACTGAGCTCTTTAATGATATCCCTTCGGTCCACTCCTAGTAACAATTCTTTTTCAGATAGTGGAGCAGGATACCCTAAGCTGACTCTCATTAAAAAACGGTCAAGTTGTGACTCCGGAAGAGGGTAAGTCCCTGATTGCTCCAAAGGGTTTTGGGTTGCGATAACAAAAAAAGGTAGTGGTAGGGGTCTAGTCACCCCTTCTATAGTAACTTGCCGCTCCTCCATTGCTTCAAGCAGTGCGCTTTGGGCTTTAGGTGTTGCGCGATTGATCTCATCTGCCAGTACTATTTGAGAAAATACAGGGCCAGGGTGAAACACAAACTCTGCTTTGTTTTTGTCAAAAATATTAATGCCTAGCAGATCTGATGGCAGAAGGTCGCTTGTGAACTGAATGCGGTTATAACTTAGCCCTAGGCAGTTAGCTAGTGCGTGAGAAAGCGTTGTTTTTCCTAAGCCGGGAATATCCTCAATAAGCAGATGACCTCTCGCCAACAAGCATGCCAACGAGAGTTTTACCTGATGTTCTTTCCCCAGCAACACAGTGTTTAAGGTTTGTATCGTTTGATTGATGGGGGAAGACATAATCACCTGTTTACGGTTTACGGTTTACGGTTTACGGTTGAATGACGATGGATGATATCTTTTACTTTAGCGCAAACAATGAGATTCAGCTCAAGTAATATTAACTATCATAAATACTGCTAATCGTCTTAAATAGTACTAACCATCTTAAATACTGCTAATCAATATATCGCTTAGTGATATGATCATACGCATCGATTCGCCTATCCCTAAAATAAGGCCATATACGTCTTATATCCTCTGAGCGCTTCATGTCGATCTCAGCGATCAACACCGCTTCGTTTTCAGCATCTGCTTTTGCGAGTATTTCGCCTTGTGGCCCGCAGATAAAACTATTACCCCAAAACTGTATACCGTCCGATTGCCTGCTTGGGTCAGGCTCAACTCCTACCCGGTTAGGTGCTATGATGGGTAGATTGTTAGCAATAGCATGGCCTCGCTGTACTGTTATCCAGGCATCGAGTTGGCGTGACTGTTCTGCAGAGTCATCGTTTATATCCCAACCAATAGCTGTCGGGTATATAAGCATATCGGCACCTGACAGGGCCATCAATCTGGCGGCCTCCGGGTACCATTGATCCCAGCAAACTAGTACACCTAGTTTACCTACGCTGGTTTCGATTGGCTCAAACCCACTGGCTCCGCAGTTTTTGGTTGCATCCCCAGGGGTAAAATAGAACTTTTCGTAAAAGCCGGGGTCATCGGGTATGTGCATCTTTCTATATGTGCCAGCTATTGAACCGTCGGACTCAATAACCACTGCAGTATTGTGATATAGCCCGGTTGCCCGTTGCTCAAAGATTGAGCAAACAATCACAACTTCAAGCTCCTTGGCTAGCTTGCTTAACCTCTCGGTAGTGGGGCCGGGAATTGGTTCAGCAAGGTCAAAAACGGCAACATCTTCTGTTTGGCAAAAATACTGAGTAGTATGAAGTTCTTGCAGTACTACTAATCTAACACCTTCTTCTTTTGCCGCTCTGATTCTATCCTCTGTAGCAGACAGGTTGGTGTTCTTTTCGGTCGTGCAGGCTTGTTGAATCGCGGCCACTATTAGCGGTTGTGCTGCAAGCCTGTTTTTAGTCGTTGCTGTGGTATTCGATACTGTAGATACTGCAGTATGTTTGTTGGTGGTCATGTGAGTTGTGCGCTCCTATTAGCTATCCTGTCAGCAGCGGATTATTCGATGTTGTCTAGGCTTGGTGATGGAATCTGCATGGTGATGCAGTGTAGGCTGCCGTGTTGTTTAATTAGGGGGCGGCAATTAATTGCTACTATTTCGTGCTGAGGAAAGCAACGCTGCAAGGTTTCTAAGGCTGTTTGATCTTGCTCTACGCCATACACCGGCGCTAGAACGGCGTTGTTGATGATTAGAAAGTTAGCGTAGGTTGCAGGTAACCGTTCACCATCTTCAAAAATAGCCTCTGTCATCGGTAGCGGCTCTAGTCGATAAGGCTCACCGTTGGGTTGTGTAAAGGCTTTGAGCTGCTGTTCCATCTTTTTGAGTGCATCGTAGTGCTCATCACTCTGATCTCCACACTTTACGTAACAGATAAGGTCTTCGGAGCAGAATCTAGCGAGGGTATCTATGTGGCTGTCTGTGTCGTCGCCGGCTAAATAACCGTTATCTAGCCATAGCACTTGCTTTATTCCAAGCGCTTCGCTTAGCTTTTTTTCTATCTCTTGTTTAGATAATTCAGGGTTGCGATTAGGATTCAGTAGGCAATCACTTGTAGTTAATAGGACACCTTGGCCATTTGACTCTAATGCGCCACCTTCCATCACCATGTTAATGCTTTTAAAGGTGTATTGTGGAAATACTCCGGACTCTTTAAGCCGCTTATTAATCAGGTTGTCTTGGTCAAAGGCAAACTTGCCACCCCAAGCATTAAAGCTAAAATCCAAAAGCTCGGCAGAGCCATTTTTATAGACTGTAATCGGGCCGTGATCTCTCGCCCATGTATCGTCAGAAGGGATGTGTTTTACTTCCAACGAGTATTGGGTAAAGCCTTCGAGTGCTGAACGTATTGGCTCTATTTTGGATTCATCGGCGCAGGCTATTATCAGAGATTCTCTCTTGAGAATCTCTTTTGCCAACTGAAGATAAAGGGTCTCAACTTCTTCAAGTATAAATACCCAGTCAGTCGATTTATGTGGCCAGGTTAATAATATCGCGTATTGATGTGACCACTCAGATGGAAATAGGATGTCAGGGTTGTTCATTGCTCTTGGTTTCTGCCTTTGAAGGGTGAAGAACACTGTGAATTACATATTCTCCCTCAAAATAGACAGTAAAGTCAGCATATTTCCACTTATAAATCGCTGGTTTTCCAGTTGGTCCGCTCATAGAAGGCGGAGCTCCAAAATAGGACTTAACCGATTCCATAGACATGCCTACTTGGGGGCGATTTATGTTTTTATTCTCTTCAGCCTGCTGAGATAAACCAATCCTAATGGTTTCTGAATGGCTTAATGGAGAGAGCAAGCATGCAGCTAATAAGCTTGTGGCAATGATAGAGCGGTTGCGCATGAAACACCTGTAATCAGTTAAAAGAAAGCAGATAAATGGATTAGATTTGATAAACTTTACACACCATAGCATAGATCTAATTTCACTGAATGTGTAATTATTTCAGACGGTTGTTACGCATCGTGGTTATCGTATGCCAATCACTTTTCTATCGCGGCCCTGCTTACGAATAATATGCCGGGCAATTAGTTGTTGGTTAAAGCTATCCAGGTCATAAAATTTGATGTGGGCTGTGTAGCTATTAGCATTTTTGTCTGTGCTAATAATTTTGCCTTTCAAAACCAGACTCGTAAAAGAGGGTAGCAGTACAAACTGAATCGCGACGGGAGTGCCATCAGGGAAGGGGTCATCGACAGCAACAGAAACACCACCTTCGCTAATATTTATCTCTCGCAATCGAGACTCATCGATAGAGCGGTTGTTCAGGGCAACCCCTCGGGCGAGTGTGTCTAACTTAGAGTTTAATGATTTTAAATACAGCCCAAGACTTTTATCTTTGTCGGTGATTTGGCGAAGTAGATGTTTTGATTCGATATCCAGCTGATGAAATTCACGAAGAACTGAAAACGTTGGTGTTAAGTCAAATTGTGTCTCTGGGGCTGCGTCGATATTTTCTAAGGCTTTAATATCAACCAGTGCTCTATCGCTCACTCGATAAAACTGCCGTCGCTCTATAGCTGCTTGGTTTGATGACATAACGTTTAGTACCGGATTCTTTTAGTTATCTAGGCTCAAAAATCAACACTTATTAAGAGACACACTTAACGATTTCTTCATTACTAAAGTTTAACACTTATTTTTAAAAGTAAAGGTCTATTGTTTTGAATTTATGTATGTTCTAATTCCGCCATGTTTAGACCTTATCCTATATTTATCGGCTTACGCTATACAGCCGCAAAGCGAAGTAACCACTTTATCTCCTTTATATCACTGACTTCAATGATCGGTTTGACATTGGGAGTGGCGGTGTTAATTACGGTGATGTCTGTGATGAACGGGTTTGACCGTGAGCTCAAAGAGCGGATCTTAGGGATGGTCCCCCATGCTGTTATCAAGCATTACGGTAACCTGGAGGATTGGCAGTCGATAGATAAGCTCGCCACTCAAAGGCCAGATATCGTTGCGGCGGCTCCGTTTATTAAAGCGCAAGGTATGGTTACCCACGGAGGTGGTGTGCGCGGCATATTGATGAACGGCATACTCCCTGAAGAAGAAGACGACGTATCGATCATATCTCAACATATGGTTACCGGCTCTATATTTGATCTAAAAGCAGGCGAGTTCGGGATTATCATCGGCAACCTTCTAGCCAGTTACTTGCGAGTTGATGTAGGTGACAAAATTACCATCGTTCTACCTGAAGCATCTATCACTCCTGCGGGAGTTTTCCCCCGACTCAAACGCTTTACCGTCAAAGGCGTTTTTAAAGTAGGCGCTGACTTAGATAGCAGTCTGACCCTCGTACATATGAATGATGCGGCTAAAGTGCTTAGGTTGAATGATGAAGTGCACGGTATTCGCCTTAAAATGATCGACCTATTTAAGGCGCCGATGATCGCCAATGAAATAGCAAAAGATCTTCCAACAGGCTATTTCAGTAGTGACTGGACGAGAACCCACGGCAACCTGTTTCAAGCGATAAAAATGGAAAAAACCATGATCGGGCTGCTGCTAATGATGATTGTGGCGGTTGCTGCGTTTAATATCGTGTCTACGTTGGTCATGGTAGTCACCGATAAGAAGGCCGATATTGCGATTCTTAGAACTATGGGTGCAAGCCCCAGTGCCATTATGACAATATTTATCATGCAAGGTACATTTATCGGTTTGATTGGAAATTTGCTCGGCACAGTGGCAGGAATTCTTCTGTCATTGAATGTTAGCTCTATCATTAAGTGGGTTGAGACGATCGCTGGACATCAGTTTTTAAATGCTGATGTATATTTTATTAGTTATCTACCATCACAGCTTCTCTGGAGTGATGTGATTATGGTTTGCGGTGCAGGTTTTGCCATGAGCGTATTGGCGACTATTTACCCCGCATGGCGAGCATCAAAAGTAGACCCGGCGGAGGCCTTGAGGTATGAGTAATCAAATCATCCGGGCTGAGAAGTTATCTAAGTCTTACAAAGAAGGTAAGGGCAAGCTTTCGATTTTTGATTCGATTAACTTTAAGTTGGAAGAGGGCGAATCGGTCGCTATTTTAGGTAGTTCTGGTTCTGGTAAGACGACACTGTTAAATCTATTGGGTGGGCTAGATAAGCCAAATGCGGGTACCGTATGGGTAAACGGCCACGATGTACACAAGCTCTCAGAGCGTAAAAAAGGCCTGGTGCGCAATGAGTATCTTGGCTTTGTTTATCAGTTTCACCACCTACTACCAGAGTTTACCGCGTTAGAAAACGTCTGTATGCCTCTACTGATTGGTAAAACACCAAAAGCCGTAGCAATAGAAAAAGCAAAAGAGTTATTAGCCAGAGTTGGGTTGTCAGAACGAATAGCCCACAAACCTTCAGAGTTATCGGGTGGCGAGCGTCAACGAGTCGCCATAGCCCGAGCCTTAGTGAATGACCCTAAATGTGTATTGATGGATGAGCCTACCGGCAACCTAGATG
This genomic window from Alkalimarinus sediminis contains:
- the trxB gene encoding thioredoxin-disulfide reductase, producing the protein MSEVKHCKTLILGSGPAGYTAAVYAARANLNPVIITGIQAGGQLTQTTDVDNWPGDAQGVQGPELMQRMQEHAERFDTEIVFDHINEADLSSRPFTLKGDSGTYTCDALIIATGASAQYLGLESEEKFQGQGVSACATCDGFFYKNKKVAVIGGGNTAVEEALYLSNICSEVTLVHRRDKLRSEKILQDKLFEKEKNGNVKIEWNTTLDEVLGDGTGVTGIRIKRTETGETEELDLAGVFIAIGHKPNTDLFEGQLEMNNGYLTIKTGLNGNVTATSVPGVFAAGDVTDQVYRQAITSAGFGCMAALDAEKFLDSE
- a CDS encoding AAA family ATPase; amino-acid sequence: MSSPINQTIQTLNTVLLGKEHQVKLSLACLLARGHLLIEDIPGLGKTTLSHALANCLGLSYNRIQFTSDLLPSDLLGINIFDKNKAEFVFHPGPVFSQIVLADEINRATPKAQSALLEAMEERQVTIEGVTRPLPLPFFVIATQNPLEQSGTYPLPESQLDRFLMRVSLGYPAPLSEKELLLGVDRRDIIKELSTTLDYDTLLSLQAKVDKVAATEPLIDYVQRIILYTRENAPYGHGLSPRGGLALLKAAKAWALVEGRNSVLPDDVQAVLPSVVEHRLGNSGSANNQTASNKIIQAVDIF
- a CDS encoding carbon-nitrogen hydrolase, whose protein sequence is MTTNKHTAVSTVSNTTATTKNRLAAQPLIVAAIQQACTTEKNTNLSATEDRIRAAKEEGVRLVVLQELHTTQYFCQTEDVAVFDLAEPIPGPTTERLSKLAKELEVVIVCSIFEQRATGLYHNTAVVIESDGSIAGTYRKMHIPDDPGFYEKFYFTPGDATKNCGASGFEPIETSVGKLGVLVCWDQWYPEAARLMALSGADMLIYPTAIGWDINDDSAEQSRQLDAWITVQRGHAIANNLPIIAPNRVGVEPDPSRQSDGIQFWGNSFICGPQGEILAKADAENEAVLIAEIDMKRSEDIRRIWPYFRDRRIDAYDHITKRYID
- a CDS encoding agmatine deiminase family protein, with product MNNPDILFPSEWSHQYAILLTWPHKSTDWVFILEEVETLYLQLAKEILKRESLIIACADESKIEPIRSALEGFTQYSLEVKHIPSDDTWARDHGPITVYKNGSAELLDFSFNAWGGKFAFDQDNLINKRLKESGVFPQYTFKSINMVMEGGALESNGQGVLLTTSDCLLNPNRNPELSKQEIEKKLSEALGIKQVLWLDNGYLAGDDTDSHIDTLARFCSEDLICYVKCGDQSDEHYDALKKMEQQLKAFTQPNGEPYRLEPLPMTEAIFEDGERLPATYANFLIINNAVLAPVYGVEQDQTALETLQRCFPQHEIVAINCRPLIKQHGSLHCITMQIPSPSLDNIE
- a CDS encoding PilZ domain-containing protein codes for the protein MSSNQAAIERRQFYRVSDRALVDIKALENIDAAPETQFDLTPTFSVLREFHQLDIESKHLLRQITDKDKSLGLYLKSLNSKLDTLARGVALNNRSIDESRLREINISEGGVSVAVDDPFPDGTPVAIQFVLLPSFTSLVLKGKIISTDKNANSYTAHIKFYDLDSFNQQLIARHIIRKQGRDRKVIGIR
- a CDS encoding lipoprotein-releasing ABC transporter permease subunit; this translates as MFRPYPIFIGLRYTAAKRSNHFISFISLTSMIGLTLGVAVLITVMSVMNGFDRELKERILGMVPHAVIKHYGNLEDWQSIDKLATQRPDIVAAAPFIKAQGMVTHGGGVRGILMNGILPEEEDDVSIISQHMVTGSIFDLKAGEFGIIIGNLLASYLRVDVGDKITIVLPEASITPAGVFPRLKRFTVKGVFKVGADLDSSLTLVHMNDAAKVLRLNDEVHGIRLKMIDLFKAPMIANEIAKDLPTGYFSSDWTRTHGNLFQAIKMEKTMIGLLLMMIVAVAAFNIVSTLVMVVTDKKADIAILRTMGASPSAIMTIFIMQGTFIGLIGNLLGTVAGILLSLNVSSIIKWVETIAGHQFLNADVYFISYLPSQLLWSDVIMVCGAGFAMSVLATIYPAWRASKVDPAEALRYE
- the lolD gene encoding lipoprotein-releasing ABC transporter ATP-binding protein LolD — its product is MSNQIIRAEKLSKSYKEGKGKLSIFDSINFKLEEGESVAILGSSGSGKTTLLNLLGGLDKPNAGTVWVNGHDVHKLSERKKGLVRNEYLGFVYQFHHLLPEFTALENVCMPLLIGKTPKAVAIEKAKELLARVGLSERIAHKPSELSGGERQRVAIARALVNDPKCVLMDEPTGNLDEGTANNVQQLIMELKDQLKTSFVVVTHDLALARKMDRVMHLEEKTLKDITEQ